A segment of the Candidatus Delongbacteria bacterium genome:
GCCAATAAGTCAAGATTTACATTAGTAAGTGCTTTATCATTATCAGAGAAATAATCTGGGTATTCAAATTTTAGATTCTCCCACGCAGTATTCATCCCATCATCCCAATTACTTCTATTATCAAAAGCATTTTTTATACTTTGACAAATACCTGCAGAATGAAGAACTCTATTCTTTCCTTCAATAATTAACCTGTCAAAAACAGTTCCGATTTCTGGATTACTACGTTTTAGATTTGACAAAGTCTTACTCATGTGTAGCCCTAGATTTGAAGTAATATTTCTCAACGCAATTCGTAAATCACCTTCAGCATTTTCTTTTTCACTACCATAGAGCTGTGTATCAGTTTGACTTGCAACTAGAAAAATTTCTCTTATTCCTTCTTTTGTTGATATTTTATCCATCAAATCCATATCTTCTTTACTTAAAAATTGTCCTGAAGGACTGACAATGAAGATAACATCACAGTATTTTAATAATTCACGAGTTCTTTCTTCTCTTGAAAGTACAGGGTCATTCACACCAGGAGTATCAATTATTTGAATATTCCTTAAGTTCTCAAGAGGTAAAAGAATATGAACACTTTTAGTAAATGGCATATACTCACCATTTGCACCTACAAAATTTCCTAATTGGTCTCTCAGCTCCTCAATTGTTTTTGCTTCAATAATCTTTTCACTTGGTAATGATTGAACATTGATTCCCGATGTTTTCATTTTTCCATATTGATCATGAGCAGCAACTAGTTCTATGAATTTTTCCAGTTCTTTTTTTGCGAATTTTAAAGCTTTTTTACTAATTTCATCTAATTCATCTTCAGATAATGGTTTAACCTTTTCTATAAATTTACCAACTTTGTGCTTTATAGAATCAGTTTGATTTGATTTCTCTCTGTTCCTTTTGTTTTTTAACTCTTCGATTTTTGTATTTTTTATGACTTCAAGTCTTCGGTCGTACTCTTCATGTTTATGTTTTAAGATTTCAATATCCCTTGTTGAAAAAAAATCAGCTTTAGCTGAAAACTCATCACCATAAGATATGGTTGTTAAAGCAGCAGTCATCGGAGTTGCTGCTTTTGGTAAAATATTTTCACCCTCAAAAAGTAAGGCATTAAGTAGTGATGATTTTCCTGCTTTTACACGACCAACAACACCAATTTGTAGAAGACGTTCTTTATTATCAATTTTTTCTAGTAATTCACGTAACTCATCTGAATTTAAAATTTTATGTTCTCTTTTCAATGTCAGACTTTCATCTCCTAAATAGTCGTTATTCTCATCAATAACTTTAGCTAAACTATCATTTATTTGTATCAACTTATCGAAATCCATTATTTCCTCTCTTTTAAAAAATACATTTTTCTGCTAATGAAGTAATATTCTGAAGTGTATTATTATACTTTTCAACCTCAAGTTCAATATCACGAATTTTAGATTCTCTTTCAGCTTCAGCCTTACTAATTTCATTCTGTTTATTCTGTAGTTCTTCCTCAAACTTTGTACCTACCTCATCAATAATAACTTGTATCTGATTGCCGAATATTTCAGGCAATTTACTTCGTAAGTTCTTTTTAATGTTAGGAATTACAGATGTTAGTATATTGTTTTTCACTTGTTCCTGTTGTCTTTTTTTCTGTGTTCCTTCAAAAATCAAGGAAATTATGTCCGGAAGAAAAATTAAAACAATTTCTAACAATGGTGCTACAACACTTGTTGTAACTGCAAGTACTGTTGCTACTGTTTTATATAATGCCTTACCTACTCTTCCTTCACTATTTGAAAGTAGTTGCTCCATTCCCTTTCCAAGACCAATTAGCATTTCTGTGCTTTTACCAAATTTCTGAAGCCAATCATTATCTGCTGTGATGTCTTTTAAAGTTGGAGTTAAAAACTTCATTTCAGATGCAAACCTATCTATAACATCTTTTCCTGTCTGATTCATAACTTCTTTAACATTGACAATTAGTGCGTGTCTGATTATCTCCGTTATTTCATAAGAGAAGGCTTCTTTTCCATTTGAAATTAAGATATCAGTTAACTGATCGATCGAATTTGTTAACTCTTTCCCAATTGCAGTAACAATATATTCAATGCTTGGATCTGAATATTTATCTTTAACTTCTTGAAACATTCTCTCTTTTTTTTGGATTATTTTTTCTAATCCCAATTTCAATTGATTAATAATCTCTTCGTTTTCTTTTTTATCTTTTTTTAGAGAAGATATGTAAACATTCAAAGATTCAACATTTTTAAAAAAGTTTGATCTTAAATCATTCAGAACAAGTTCTCTAAAAAGATTCTCAGGATTTACAGACATAAGAACTTTCTCTAGACTATCTCCTCCCTCTTTACTAATGGGTAAAACTTTCTTATTTAAATCAAAATTATTCCTGATCAGCTCCTCAATTTCCCTTACAACATCATTCACTTCAGATTTAGCACGTAAGTTAGCTTTGCTGAGAAAAAAAGAGAAATCGCGTTGATATTCCATAATATCAAGAAGTTGTCGAGACATTGACCTTGTGATAGTTCCGTCTTCTATACTTGTAAGTACTATATAATATGCTCCTCGATTTAGATAATTGAGAATTGCTTTATTATGTAAATCTAATGGAGAATCGAAACTAGGCATATCAACAAGAATTAAAGGAGCAATTTCTTTTAACTTTTCATTATTTAAAAATACTTTAATGTATTTATACTCACTTACCTTTTCCTTTATGTGCACCATTTCTTCGATACCATATTTGTCCGATGAATTATCATCTCTAATAGCTTCGATGTATTCATTTTCTGAATAACGTAATTCAGAGGCTATTGCTGTCTCAGGGGTAATCCCAACTGGTAAGTAGTTCTTTCCTAAAAATAAATTTATCAAAGAACTTTTGCCAGCACTAAAAGCACCAATTACCGGTATGATTAACTCAACCTCCTCAAGCTTAACAATTAAATCATTTGTTAACTCTTTTGAAATATTTGTTAATTCTAATTCAATTTGAACTTTGTTCAAATAGTCTATATACATTTCTTGATTTTTTAACACAACACCTCCTAATTATTTTTTTGTTCCATACACTACACATTATAAAAT
Coding sequences within it:
- a CDS encoding dynamin family protein, whose protein sequence is MDFDKLIQINDSLAKVIDENNDYLGDESLTLKREHKILNSDELRELLEKIDNKERLLQIGVVGRVKAGKSSLLNALLFEGENILPKAATPMTAALTTISYGDEFSAKADFFSTRDIEILKHKHEEYDRRLEVIKNTKIEELKNKRNREKSNQTDSIKHKVGKFIEKVKPLSEDELDEISKKALKFAKKELEKFIELVAAHDQYGKMKTSGINVQSLPSEKIIEAKTIEELRDQLGNFVGANGEYMPFTKSVHILLPLENLRNIQIIDTPGVNDPVLSREERTRELLKYCDVIFIVSPSGQFLSKEDMDLMDKISTKEGIREIFLVASQTDTQLYGSEKENAEGDLRIALRNITSNLGLHMSKTLSNLKRSNPEIGTVFDRLIIEGKNRVLHSAGICQSIKNAFDNRSNWDDGMNTAWENLKFEYPDYFSDNDKALTNVNLDLLANNDKLKEVVEDVRLKKDEILQKRKDEFVEAKSNTIFMYKEALLAYVSEQSRRVNEFDIDELKKQKKEIGKVQKKASIALQEEYQELIDQFRVDMKKRLKEDLENLFKKSNTEIDNKESIKTKSYTSGWLFKSTHYYDVITVKAGAVRNELENLTLNIENKISTNIDNLVLDWRRSVYERLISILRSSINDDELEPQLIRKALRNVIESVEHPSIEYHGSLPDNLKQNGTLEGSSAETFKGHVENYVSELKRRVDKDLTRHSEKLTGVLKKINISDDIFSDYNKKIEQLENQISNKKITLTRFNTILTKLGSIK
- a CDS encoding dynamin family protein; its protein translation is MLKNQEMYIDYLNKVQIELELTNISKELTNDLIVKLEEVELIIPVIGAFSAGKSSLINLFLGKNYLPVGITPETAIASELRYSENEYIEAIRDDNSSDKYGIEEMVHIKEKVSEYKYIKVFLNNEKLKEIAPLILVDMPSFDSPLDLHNKAILNYLNRGAYYIVLTSIEDGTITRSMSRQLLDIMEYQRDFSFFLSKANLRAKSEVNDVVREIEELIRNNFDLNKKVLPISKEGGDSLEKVLMSVNPENLFRELVLNDLRSNFFKNVESLNVYISSLKKDKKENEEIINQLKLGLEKIIQKKERMFQEVKDKYSDPSIEYIVTAIGKELTNSIDQLTDILISNGKEAFSYEITEIIRHALIVNVKEVMNQTGKDVIDRFASEMKFLTPTLKDITADNDWLQKFGKSTEMLIGLGKGMEQLLSNSEGRVGKALYKTVATVLAVTTSVVAPLLEIVLIFLPDIISLIFEGTQKKRQQEQVKNNILTSVIPNIKKNLRSKLPEIFGNQIQVIIDEVGTKFEEELQNKQNEISKAEAERESKIRDIELEVEKYNNTLQNITSLAEKCIF